One genomic window of Equus caballus isolate H_3958 breed thoroughbred chromosome 6, TB-T2T, whole genome shotgun sequence includes the following:
- the ETFRF1 gene encoding electron transfer flavoprotein regulatory factor 1, protein MKMANSLRGEVLNLYKNLLYLGRDYPKGADYFKRRLKNVFLKNKDVKDPEKIKELIGRGEFVMKELEALYFLRKYRAMKQRYYSDTNKTN, encoded by the exons ATGAAAATGGCCAATTCTTTAAGAGGAGAAGTATTGAATCTTTACAAAAAT ctgCTGTATCTTGGACGAGACTATCCAAAAGGAGCAGACTATTTTAAAAGGCGTCTGAAGAatgttttccttaaaaacaaagatGTGAAGGACCCAGAGAAGATCAAAGAACTTATTGGACGGGGTGAATTTGTAATGAAAGAGCTAGAAGCCTTATACTTCCTTAGGAAATATAGAGCTATGAAACAACGCTATTATTCAGATACCAACAAAACTAACTGA